The Aptenodytes patagonicus chromosome 15, bAptPat1.pri.cur, whole genome shotgun sequence genome has a segment encoding these proteins:
- the HSCB gene encoding iron-sulfur cluster co-chaperone protein HscB isoform X4 encodes MQAALRQGLGRARWALRVSEAAPRPRCVGPGSPPALRCWSCGSPLPGAEGLPHFCPGCRALQPPAPRPDLFRLMDCDRSFRVDAQQLQRRFRSLQRAVHPDRFGQRPPKEQYYSEQHSSLINKAYQTLLNPLSRGLYLLELNGVKPAQETDCDGDSVFLTEIMEINEKLAEPKNADILEEIETLIKVKQEELTKEVTAAFERGFKLEFGRSCSADLTPSTE; translated from the exons ATGCAGGCGGCGCTGCGGCAGGGTCTCGGCAGGGCGCGATGGGCGCTCCGCGTTTCCGAGGCGGCCCCGCGGCCTCGCTGCGTCGGGCCGGGCTCTCCGCCGGCCCTGCGATGCTGGAGCTgcggcagccccctccccggcgctGAAGGGCTGCCTCACTtctgccccggctgccgggccCTGCAGCCGCCGGCGCCTCGGCCTGACCTCTTCCGCCTGATGGACTG TGACCGCTCCTTCCGCGTCGACGCGCAGCAGCTGCAGCGGCGGTTCCGGAGCCTGCAGCGCGCCGTTCACCCCGATCGCTTCGGCCAGAGGCCGCCG AAAGAACAGTACTACTCTGAGCAACACTCTTCCTTGATTAACAAGGCCTACCAAACACTCCTGAACCCTTTGAGCCGTGGCCTCTATCTA CTGGAGCTGAATGGAGTAAAGCCGGCACAAGAGACAGACTGTGATGGAGACTCAGTGTTTCTCACGGAAATCATGGAAATTAATGAGAAATTAGCAGAGCCTAAAAATGCGGATATCCTTGAAGAAATTGAAACTTTAATTAAAG TTAAACAAGAAGAACTGACCAAAGAGGTGACTGCAGCTTTTGAAAGAG GTTTCAAACTTGAATTTGGGAGATCTTGCTCTGCAGACCTGACGCCGTCAACAGAGTAG
- the HSCB gene encoding iron-sulfur cluster co-chaperone protein HscB isoform X2 has translation MQAALRQGLGRARWALRVSEAAPRPRCVGPGSPPALRCWSCGSPLPGAEGLPHFCPGCRALQPPAPRPDLFRLMDCDRSFRVDAQQLQRRFRSLQRAVHPDRFGQRPPKEQYYSEQHSSLINKAYQTLLNPLSRGLYLLELNGVKPAQETDCDGDSVFLTEIMEINEKLAEPKNADILEEIETLIKVKQEELTKEVTAAFERDDLQEAKKLLAKMKYFANLEDKLKNKKIPS, from the exons ATGCAGGCGGCGCTGCGGCAGGGTCTCGGCAGGGCGCGATGGGCGCTCCGCGTTTCCGAGGCGGCCCCGCGGCCTCGCTGCGTCGGGCCGGGCTCTCCGCCGGCCCTGCGATGCTGGAGCTgcggcagccccctccccggcgctGAAGGGCTGCCTCACTtctgccccggctgccgggccCTGCAGCCGCCGGCGCCTCGGCCTGACCTCTTCCGCCTGATGGACTG TGACCGCTCCTTCCGCGTCGACGCGCAGCAGCTGCAGCGGCGGTTCCGGAGCCTGCAGCGCGCCGTTCACCCCGATCGCTTCGGCCAGAGGCCGCCG AAAGAACAGTACTACTCTGAGCAACACTCTTCCTTGATTAACAAGGCCTACCAAACACTCCTGAACCCTTTGAGCCGTGGCCTCTATCTA CTGGAGCTGAATGGAGTAAAGCCGGCACAAGAGACAGACTGTGATGGAGACTCAGTGTTTCTCACGGAAATCATGGAAATTAATGAGAAATTAGCAGAGCCTAAAAATGCGGATATCCTTGAAGAAATTGAAACTTTAATTAAAG TTAAACAAGAAGAACTGACCAAAGAGGTGACTGCAGCTTTTGAAAGAG atgaTCTTCAAGAAGCTAAGAAACTTCTagccaaaatgaaatattttgcaaacttaGAGGATAAACTAAAGAACAAGAAGATCCCTTCCTGA
- the HSCB gene encoding iron-sulfur cluster co-chaperone protein HscB isoform X1: protein MQAALRQGLGRARWALRVSEAAPRPRCVGPGSPPALRCWSCGSPLPGAEGLPHFCPGCRALQPPAPRPDLFRLMDCDRSFRVDAQQLQRRFRSLQRAVHPDRFGQRPPKEQYYSEQHSSLINKAYQTLLNPLSRGLYLLELNGVKPAQETDCDGDSVFLTEIMEINEKLAEPKNADILEEIETLIKVKQEELTKEVTAAFEREYWEGQTLFLIKLTTCSEVSNLNLGDLALQT from the exons ATGCAGGCGGCGCTGCGGCAGGGTCTCGGCAGGGCGCGATGGGCGCTCCGCGTTTCCGAGGCGGCCCCGCGGCCTCGCTGCGTCGGGCCGGGCTCTCCGCCGGCCCTGCGATGCTGGAGCTgcggcagccccctccccggcgctGAAGGGCTGCCTCACTtctgccccggctgccgggccCTGCAGCCGCCGGCGCCTCGGCCTGACCTCTTCCGCCTGATGGACTG TGACCGCTCCTTCCGCGTCGACGCGCAGCAGCTGCAGCGGCGGTTCCGGAGCCTGCAGCGCGCCGTTCACCCCGATCGCTTCGGCCAGAGGCCGCCG AAAGAACAGTACTACTCTGAGCAACACTCTTCCTTGATTAACAAGGCCTACCAAACACTCCTGAACCCTTTGAGCCGTGGCCTCTATCTA CTGGAGCTGAATGGAGTAAAGCCGGCACAAGAGACAGACTGTGATGGAGACTCAGTGTTTCTCACGGAAATCATGGAAATTAATGAGAAATTAGCAGAGCCTAAAAATGCGGATATCCTTGAAGAAATTGAAACTTTAATTAAAG TTAAACAAGAAGAACTGACCAAAGAGGTGACTGCAGCTTTTGAAAGAG AATACTGGGAAGGACAGACTCTTTTCTTAATCAAACTTACCACCTGTTCTGAGGTTTCAAACTTGAATTTGGGAGATCTTGCTCTGCAGACCTGA
- the HSCB gene encoding iron-sulfur cluster co-chaperone protein HscB isoform X3 has protein sequence MQAALRQGLGRARWALRVSEAAPRPRCVGPGSPPALRCWSCGSPLPGAEGLPHFCPGCRALQPPAPRPDLFRLMDCDRSFRVDAQQLQRRFRSLQRAVHPDRFGQRPPKEQYYSEQHSSLINKAYQTLLNPLSRGLYLLELNGVKPAQETDCDGDSVFLTEIMEINEKLAEPKNADILEEIETLIKVKQEELTKEVTAAFERVNVKTGTILLLTTEAVWQEKT, from the exons ATGCAGGCGGCGCTGCGGCAGGGTCTCGGCAGGGCGCGATGGGCGCTCCGCGTTTCCGAGGCGGCCCCGCGGCCTCGCTGCGTCGGGCCGGGCTCTCCGCCGGCCCTGCGATGCTGGAGCTgcggcagccccctccccggcgctGAAGGGCTGCCTCACTtctgccccggctgccgggccCTGCAGCCGCCGGCGCCTCGGCCTGACCTCTTCCGCCTGATGGACTG TGACCGCTCCTTCCGCGTCGACGCGCAGCAGCTGCAGCGGCGGTTCCGGAGCCTGCAGCGCGCCGTTCACCCCGATCGCTTCGGCCAGAGGCCGCCG AAAGAACAGTACTACTCTGAGCAACACTCTTCCTTGATTAACAAGGCCTACCAAACACTCCTGAACCCTTTGAGCCGTGGCCTCTATCTA CTGGAGCTGAATGGAGTAAAGCCGGCACAAGAGACAGACTGTGATGGAGACTCAGTGTTTCTCACGGAAATCATGGAAATTAATGAGAAATTAGCAGAGCCTAAAAATGCGGATATCCTTGAAGAAATTGAAACTTTAATTAAAG TTAAACAAGAAGAACTGACCAAAGAGGTGACTGCAGCTTTTGAAAGAG TGAACGTCAAGACAGGAACAATTCTGCTGCTTACCACTGAAGCTGTATGGCAAGAAAAGACCTGA
- the CHEK2 gene encoding serine/threonine-protein kinase Chk2 isoform X2: MSRETGSQAQQSQGAQQSQGGTSSSSSGSQSTSQSSSSSGTLSSLDTVPTQELPSIPEDQESEELVSQPWGRLFALGKGFSNCDCVNDEYWFGRDKSCDYSFSKLGLSETGFYQNYSKKHFRIFREMGPKNSYVAYIEDHSANGTFVNRELIGKGKRLPLTHNSEIALSIQANKVFVFSDLMVDDQLVFPREFREKYIMSKTLGSGACGEVKLAFEKSTCNKVAVKIINKRKFMASGIREANPAFNINTEIEILKKIDHPCLIKIKNFFEAEDYYIVLELMEGGELYDRVSRPIKMKEATCKLYFYQMLLAVKYLHDNGIIHRDLKPENVLLSSSEETCLIKITDFGQSKILGETSLMKTLCGTPTYLAPEVLNSLGTAGYSRAVDCWSLGVILFVCLCGYPPFNEQNTQLSLKDQITRGEYTFISKEWKHVSDMALDLVKKLLVVDPSKRLTTEEALEHPWLQF; encoded by the exons ATGTCTCGAGAGACTGGAAGTCAAGCGCAGCAGTCTCAAGGTGCCCAACAGTCACAGGGTGGTACCAGTTCCTCTTCCAGTGGGTCACAGAGTACTAGTCAGTCTTCCTCAAGTTCTGGGACCCTCAGTTCTTTGGACACTGTTCCCACTCAGGAGCTTCCATCGATCCCCGAGGACCAGGAATCTGAAGAGCTTGTTTCTCAGCCTTGGGGTCGACTCTTTGCACTTGGAAAAGGTTTCAGCAATTGTG ACTGCGTGAATGATGAATATTGGTTTGGAAGAGACAAAAGCTGTGATTATAGTTTTTCTAAGCTAGGATTGTCTGAGACTGGCTTCTACCAAAACTATAGCAAGAAGCATTTCCGAATTTTCAGG gaaATGGGTCCAAAAAATTCCTACGTTGCCTACATTGAAGACCACAGTGCAAATGGAACTTTTGTTAATAGAGAGCTcattggaaaaggaaagagacttCCACTGACTCACAACTCTGAAATTGCACTGTCTATACAGGCTAATAAGG TGTTTGTATTTTCTGATCTTATGGTGGATGATCAGCTGGTGTTTCCTAGAGAATTCAGAGAGAAATATATCATGTCAAAGACTTTGGGAAG TGGTGCCTGTGGAGAAGTGAAACTGGCATTTGAGAAGAGCACTTGTAACAAAGTTGCGGTAAAGATAATCAATAAACGGAAGTTTATGGCAAGTGGTATTAGAGAGGCA AACCCGGCTTTTAATATCAATACAGAAAttgaaattttgaagaaaatagaTCAT CCTTGCTTAATCAAGATCAAAAACTTCTTTGAAGCAGAGGATTACTACATTGTTTTGGAACT GATGGAAGGAGGAGAATTGTATGACAGAGTGTCAAGGCCAATCAAGATGAAAGAAGCTACCTGCAAGTTGTATTTTTATCAGATGCTACTGGCTGTAAAG TATCTTCATGACAATGGAATTATACACCGAGATCTAAAGCCAGAGAATGTGCTACTTTCATCTTCTGAAGAGACATGTCTTATAAAG attACAGATTTTGGACAATCCAAGATTCTTGGAGAAACTTCTCTTATGAAAACATTATGTGGTACTCCCACATATCTTGCTCCTGAGGTTCTAAATTCACTTGGGACTGCTGGATACAGCCGAGCTGTGGACTGCTGGAGTTTAGGAGTTATTCTTTTTGTATG CTTGTGTGGATATCCACCATTTAATGAGCAAAATACTCAGCTATCTCTGAAAGATCAAATCACTCGTGGAGAATACACGTTCATTTCAAAAGAATGGAAGCATGTATCAGACATGG CTCTGGATCTTGTGAAGAAGCTGTTAGTAGTGGATCCAAGCAAACGTCTTACAACAGAGGAAGCCTTAGAGCATCCTTGGCTTCAG TTCTAG
- the CHEK2 gene encoding serine/threonine-protein kinase Chk2 isoform X1 codes for MSRETGSQAQQSQGAQQSQGGTSSSSSGSQSTSQSSSSSGTLSSLDTVPTQELPSIPEDQESEELVSQPWGRLFALGKGFSNCDCVNDEYWFGRDKSCDYSFSKLGLSETGFYQNYSKKHFRIFREMGPKNSYVAYIEDHSANGTFVNRELIGKGKRLPLTHNSEIALSIQANKVFVFSDLMVDDQLVFPREFREKYIMSKTLGSGACGEVKLAFEKSTCNKVAVKIINKRKFMASGIREANPAFNINTEIEILKKIDHPCLIKIKNFFEAEDYYIVLELMEGGELYDRVSRPIKMKEATCKLYFYQMLLAVKYLHDNGIIHRDLKPENVLLSSSEETCLIKITDFGQSKILGETSLMKTLCGTPTYLAPEVLNSLGTAGYSRAVDCWSLGVILFVCLCGYPPFNEQNTQLSLKDQITRGEYTFISKEWKHVSDMALDLVKKLLVVDPSKRLTTEEALEHPWLQDECMKNTFQQLLAQTRANMNPPQTSKMPTTTRKRLHENEEESGSSKRAVPSTSFQKMR; via the exons ATGTCTCGAGAGACTGGAAGTCAAGCGCAGCAGTCTCAAGGTGCCCAACAGTCACAGGGTGGTACCAGTTCCTCTTCCAGTGGGTCACAGAGTACTAGTCAGTCTTCCTCAAGTTCTGGGACCCTCAGTTCTTTGGACACTGTTCCCACTCAGGAGCTTCCATCGATCCCCGAGGACCAGGAATCTGAAGAGCTTGTTTCTCAGCCTTGGGGTCGACTCTTTGCACTTGGAAAAGGTTTCAGCAATTGTG ACTGCGTGAATGATGAATATTGGTTTGGAAGAGACAAAAGCTGTGATTATAGTTTTTCTAAGCTAGGATTGTCTGAGACTGGCTTCTACCAAAACTATAGCAAGAAGCATTTCCGAATTTTCAGG gaaATGGGTCCAAAAAATTCCTACGTTGCCTACATTGAAGACCACAGTGCAAATGGAACTTTTGTTAATAGAGAGCTcattggaaaaggaaagagacttCCACTGACTCACAACTCTGAAATTGCACTGTCTATACAGGCTAATAAGG TGTTTGTATTTTCTGATCTTATGGTGGATGATCAGCTGGTGTTTCCTAGAGAATTCAGAGAGAAATATATCATGTCAAAGACTTTGGGAAG TGGTGCCTGTGGAGAAGTGAAACTGGCATTTGAGAAGAGCACTTGTAACAAAGTTGCGGTAAAGATAATCAATAAACGGAAGTTTATGGCAAGTGGTATTAGAGAGGCA AACCCGGCTTTTAATATCAATACAGAAAttgaaattttgaagaaaatagaTCAT CCTTGCTTAATCAAGATCAAAAACTTCTTTGAAGCAGAGGATTACTACATTGTTTTGGAACT GATGGAAGGAGGAGAATTGTATGACAGAGTGTCAAGGCCAATCAAGATGAAAGAAGCTACCTGCAAGTTGTATTTTTATCAGATGCTACTGGCTGTAAAG TATCTTCATGACAATGGAATTATACACCGAGATCTAAAGCCAGAGAATGTGCTACTTTCATCTTCTGAAGAGACATGTCTTATAAAG attACAGATTTTGGACAATCCAAGATTCTTGGAGAAACTTCTCTTATGAAAACATTATGTGGTACTCCCACATATCTTGCTCCTGAGGTTCTAAATTCACTTGGGACTGCTGGATACAGCCGAGCTGTGGACTGCTGGAGTTTAGGAGTTATTCTTTTTGTATG CTTGTGTGGATATCCACCATTTAATGAGCAAAATACTCAGCTATCTCTGAAAGATCAAATCACTCGTGGAGAATACACGTTCATTTCAAAAGAATGGAAGCATGTATCAGACATGG CTCTGGATCTTGTGAAGAAGCTGTTAGTAGTGGATCCAAGCAAACGTCTTACAACAGAGGAAGCCTTAGAGCATCCTTGGCTTCAG GATGAGTGTATGAAGAATACATTTCAACAGCTACTTGCTCAGACACGTGCCAATATGAATCCACCACAAACATCAAAAATG CCAACCACAACAAGAAAGCGTCTCCATGAAAATGAGGAAGAATCTGGCTCTTCTAAGCGTGCTGTTCCTTCTACGTCATTTCAGAAAATGAggtga